The following proteins are co-located in the Acinetobacter shaoyimingii genome:
- a CDS encoding HAD family hydrolase, with the protein MKLALFDLDHTLLNTDSDHSWGEFLVNEGLVDPVHHRQMNDKFYEDYKAGQLDPIAYNEFVFEFLTQHDNDYLTELHQLFMQKVIRPQMRPEGFKAIQRHKDAGHQLVGITATSDFITAPIFREFGITEIIATNAEVKDGKYTGKVINIPCYQKGKLTRLDQWLEGRDVTESWAYSDSINDRFLLEYADHAIAVNPDDRLETLAKQQDWDIQDWSI; encoded by the coding sequence ATGAAATTGGCGTTGTTTGACTTAGATCACACCTTATTAAATACCGACTCTGACCACTCTTGGGGAGAGTTTTTAGTCAATGAAGGCTTGGTCGATCCTGTCCACCATCGTCAAATGAATGACAAGTTTTATGAAGATTATAAAGCAGGGCAACTGGACCCAATTGCCTATAACGAATTTGTTTTTGAGTTTTTAACCCAGCATGACAATGACTACTTAACTGAACTTCATCAGTTATTTATGCAAAAAGTGATTCGACCACAAATGCGTCCAGAAGGCTTTAAGGCTATTCAACGCCATAAAGATGCTGGGCATCAGTTGGTCGGGATTACTGCAACTTCAGATTTTATTACAGCACCCATTTTCCGTGAATTTGGGATTACTGAAATTATTGCCACCAATGCCGAAGTGAAAGATGGCAAGTACACAGGTAAAGTCATCAATATTCCTTGTTATCAAAAAGGTAAGCTGACACGTTTAGATCAATGGCTAGAAGGTCGTGATGTAACGGAATCATGGGCGTATTCAGATTCGATTAATGACCGTTTCTTATTGGAATATGCTGATCATGCGATTGCTGTGAATCCTGATGATCGTCTGGAAACGCTCGCAAAACAACAAGACTGGGATATTCAAGACTGGTCGATTTGA
- a CDS encoding DUF2628 domain-containing protein — protein MNEQQEYAPSNNQKTDSPFPPVLNLDDQRQAVFVGKKYETYYQEKFNQITPKKQMAGFNIGAFFFGLMWLFYRKMYGYGLILLGLILVSCVIPIPEAIDRGISIALAVTMGMFGNTLYKNFVEKKIKEIERSHPDSIEQELERQGGTNIWAGIGILFVAVIAIYIVVTISGNY, from the coding sequence ATGAACGAACAACAAGAGTATGCACCGTCAAACAATCAAAAGACTGACTCACCTTTTCCACCGGTATTGAATCTAGATGACCAACGTCAGGCTGTTTTTGTTGGTAAAAAATATGAAACTTACTATCAGGAAAAATTCAATCAAATTACCCCGAAAAAGCAAATGGCAGGGTTTAACATTGGTGCTTTTTTCTTTGGGCTGATGTGGTTGTTTTATCGAAAAATGTATGGTTATGGTCTTATTTTACTTGGTTTAATTCTGGTCAGCTGTGTGATTCCGATTCCTGAAGCAATTGATCGAGGTATTTCAATTGCCCTTGCGGTCACCATGGGGATGTTTGGCAATACGCTGTATAAAAACTTCGTAGAGAAAAAAATTAAAGAGATTGAGAGGAGTCATCCAGACTCGATTGAGCAAGAACTTGAACGACAAGGGGGAACAAATATTTGGGCAGGTATTGGGATTTTATTTGTTGCGGTGATTGCGATTTATATTGTTGTGACTATTTCAGGGAATTATTGA
- a CDS encoding DUF2789 domain-containing protein, whose amino-acid sequence MTNARPRMTNLFEQLGLDSSEQAIAQFIESHQLDADTRIADADFWTESQRQFLIEKIKSDGEWAIIVDQLNESLHEDSVK is encoded by the coding sequence ATGACCAATGCACGCCCAAGAATGACCAACCTTTTTGAACAACTCGGTTTAGATTCGAGTGAACAAGCTATTGCTCAATTTATTGAATCTCATCAGTTAGATGCAGATACACGCATTGCTGATGCAGATTTTTGGACGGAAAGTCAGCGCCAATTTTTAATTGAAAAAATAAAGTCTGATGGTGAGTGGGCGATTATCGTTGATCAGTTAAATGAATCTTTGCATGAAGATTCGGTCAAGTAA
- a CDS encoding RNA pyrophosphohydrolase — protein sequence MIDSEGFRPNVGIILANDIGQVLWAKRIGHNAWQFPQGGIQFGETPEQALFRELREEVGLLPEHVQIIAQTEGWLHYRLPLRYIRSDSDPVCIGQKQKWFLLKLVASTKHIQLDLSDPPEFDQWQWVSYWYPLGQVVNFKRDVYRQAMLELCMQLPRPELENLLKI from the coding sequence ATGATCGATTCAGAAGGTTTCCGACCGAATGTCGGGATCATTTTGGCAAATGATATTGGTCAAGTTTTATGGGCAAAGCGCATTGGTCACAATGCATGGCAATTTCCACAAGGAGGTATCCAATTTGGAGAAACTCCTGAACAAGCGCTTTTTAGAGAGCTGCGAGAAGAAGTCGGTTTATTGCCAGAGCACGTCCAAATAATTGCTCAAACCGAAGGTTGGTTGCATTATCGTTTGCCACTTCGATACATCAGGTCTGATTCAGATCCTGTATGTATTGGACAAAAGCAGAAATGGTTTTTATTGAAACTAGTCGCTTCAACGAAGCATATTCAGTTGGACTTAAGTGATCCGCCAGAGTTTGATCAATGGCAATGGGTCAGTTATTGGTATCCTTTAGGACAAGTGGTGAACTTTAAACGAGATGTTTATCGTCAAGCCATGTTGGAACTGTGTATGCAATTACCACGGCCAGAATTGGAAAATTTATTAAAGATATAA
- a CDS encoding glycine-rich domain-containing protein — MMMVSGIAIAYFFSIYLLVLFVAVVFVFWSMCRVKSNNKFRKLDQLRIPEFIKTRYLALYPEIEESKFNVIEEGFKDFLGMHLRYKTAYVMPSYAVDALWHLLIDEFNPYYQQLCISTLGYVLSHKAHEKHPTQAQITLYQAQWMQTWKSACLLEQQDPERTCQLPRIFRIDQNVKWKTAQAYELKKLKQNYMQWKNKQLTDLSSTPITFVESTSIGSFSSSSTTDVDTRLHDSNDSHISDSSNSCGSCSSGSD; from the coding sequence GTGATGATGGTATCTGGCATTGCGATTGCTTATTTCTTTTCAATCTATTTACTTGTTTTGTTCGTCGCAGTTGTTTTTGTTTTTTGGAGCATGTGTCGAGTTAAGTCAAATAACAAGTTCAGAAAACTTGACCAATTGCGTATCCCCGAATTTATTAAAACTCGTTATTTGGCACTCTATCCAGAGATTGAAGAAAGTAAATTTAATGTCATAGAAGAGGGGTTTAAAGATTTTTTGGGAATGCATCTTCGTTATAAAACAGCTTATGTAATGCCTTCATATGCTGTAGATGCGTTATGGCATTTGTTAATCGATGAATTTAATCCTTATTATCAGCAGTTGTGCATAAGTACTTTGGGTTATGTGCTCAGTCATAAAGCGCATGAAAAACATCCAACGCAAGCGCAAATTACACTTTATCAGGCTCAATGGATGCAGACATGGAAATCAGCTTGCCTATTAGAGCAACAAGATCCAGAACGGACATGTCAATTGCCAAGAATTTTTCGAATTGATCAGAATGTGAAATGGAAAACTGCGCAAGCATATGAGTTAAAAAAATTAAAGCAAAATTATATGCAATGGAAAAACAAGCAACTCACCGATTTGTCTTCAACCCCCATCACTTTTGTTGAAAGTACATCAATAGGGAGTTTCTCAAGTTCCTCTACGACTGATGTTGATACAAGACTTCATGATTCAAATGATAGCCATATTTCCGATTCATCAAACAGCTGTGGAAGCTGTAGTAGTGGCAGTGATTGA
- a CDS encoding DUF2628 domain-containing protein — MNEQELTRIFIGSRADQYLKKWQDQKLQMHWPALIFGMYWLLYRKMYLYCFLMFCGTCLLTTLLVWAVLASNVPVELVSPIGFVPNILLSLFGYRLYQRFVYSKVKPYEEKPKYSLEIFKLYGGVTWSVPVLFVLLYVMGSVGFTIELIKFMY; from the coding sequence ATGAATGAACAAGAACTTACTCGAATTTTTATTGGGTCACGAGCAGATCAATATTTAAAAAAATGGCAAGACCAAAAACTACAGATGCATTGGCCAGCATTAATCTTTGGTATGTACTGGCTGTTGTATAGAAAAATGTATTTATACTGTTTTCTAATGTTTTGTGGGACTTGTTTGCTTACTACTTTATTGGTTTGGGCGGTGTTGGCATCGAACGTGCCTGTAGAACTGGTGAGTCCAATAGGTTTTGTTCCGAATATTCTCTTGAGCCTATTTGGCTATCGTTTATATCAACGATTCGTATACAGCAAAGTGAAGCCTTATGAGGAAAAACCAAAATATAGCCTTGAAATTTTCAAATTATATGGTGGGGTGACTTGGAGTGTTCCTGTGCTGTTTGTCTTGTTATATGTCATGGGCTCAGTCGGTTTTACCATAGAGCTCATTAAATTCATGTATTAA
- the ovoA gene encoding 5-histidylcysteine sulfoxide synthase yields MSSSHALSTTDDYLEKRICSTPLLNIEDESSLRQNLRTYFINTFDTYESLFECLKSEQAYYTKSIPLRHPLIFYFGHTATFFINKLLLSKLITQRINPTFESIFAVGVDEMSWDDLNDEHYEWPSPQQVLAYRQQVRFLVLDIIDHAPLSLPIDWNHPWWAILMGIEHERIHLETSSVLIRQHDLQHVQNHCDWRPNPNSQTAPENEFIHVPKGEIQLNKNFQSPYYGWDNEYGLHQNHVNSFQASKYLVSNEEFKAFVDAGGYDHDPYWEDEGLRWRQFTQANSPCFWLKKSDEWYLRLMTEEVPMPWDWPVEVNFHEAKAFCHWKSEQTGLNIRLPSEDEWYRLCDYAGLNEEIIHQPANLELKMGASSCPVTTCQHGDFYDVRGNVWQWTETEIYPFEGFQVHPIYDDFTVPTFDGRHNLIKGGSWISCGNEALYSARYAFRRHFFQHAGFRYVASENQLKLTTSQYETDRSLSEYIEFHYGSEYFNVPNFSKALVDLALNYVKDLKDRPTSKALDLGCAVGRASFELAKHFNEVVGIDFSARFIQHGVELAQGNTLHYTLTTEGQLTEFKSVQLSDLGLDAYAQRVKFFQGDACNLKPQFTGFDFILAANLIDRLHHPAQFLSSIHDQLNMGGILMITSPYTWLEEHTEQAEWIGGFKKDGENFTTLDGLHALLDAHFEQLSEAQSVPFVIRETQRKFQHTLSEVTVWKKKA; encoded by the coding sequence ATGTCGAGCTCTCATGCTTTATCTACCACAGATGACTATTTAGAAAAAAGAATATGTTCAACGCCTCTTCTCAATATTGAGGATGAGAGCTCACTACGCCAGAACCTTCGAACATATTTCATCAATACTTTTGACACTTACGAATCTTTATTTGAATGTCTAAAATCAGAACAGGCCTATTACACCAAGTCCATTCCGCTTCGACATCCGCTGATTTTTTACTTTGGTCATACAGCCACTTTTTTTATCAATAAATTATTGCTCAGCAAACTCATTACTCAACGTATCAATCCAACTTTTGAGTCAATATTCGCTGTTGGCGTGGATGAAATGAGTTGGGATGATTTAAACGATGAACATTATGAGTGGCCTAGCCCACAACAGGTTTTAGCCTACAGACAACAGGTGCGTTTTTTAGTACTCGATATTATTGATCATGCCCCACTTTCGCTTCCTATCGACTGGAATCATCCTTGGTGGGCAATATTGATGGGCATCGAACATGAACGCATTCACTTAGAAACATCGTCTGTCTTAATTCGTCAGCACGATCTTCAACATGTACAAAATCATTGCGATTGGCGACCCAACCCAAACTCACAAACTGCGCCCGAGAATGAGTTCATTCATGTTCCAAAAGGAGAGATTCAACTCAATAAAAATTTTCAGTCGCCTTATTATGGTTGGGACAATGAATACGGATTACACCAAAACCACGTGAATTCATTTCAAGCCTCTAAGTATTTAGTCAGTAATGAAGAATTCAAAGCTTTTGTCGATGCTGGTGGCTATGACCATGATCCCTACTGGGAAGATGAAGGTTTAAGATGGCGCCAGTTTACACAAGCCAATTCTCCATGCTTTTGGCTGAAAAAATCGGATGAATGGTATTTAAGATTAATGACAGAAGAAGTGCCAATGCCATGGGATTGGCCCGTAGAAGTGAATTTCCATGAAGCCAAGGCATTTTGCCATTGGAAATCAGAACAGACTGGGCTCAATATTCGCTTACCCTCAGAAGATGAATGGTACCGACTATGTGATTATGCTGGTTTAAATGAGGAAATCATCCATCAACCTGCCAATCTGGAGTTAAAAATGGGCGCTTCCTCTTGCCCAGTGACCACATGTCAACATGGCGATTTTTATGATGTTCGGGGTAATGTCTGGCAATGGACTGAAACGGAGATTTATCCCTTTGAAGGATTTCAAGTCCATCCAATATATGATGACTTCACTGTTCCCACTTTTGATGGACGACATAACTTGATCAAAGGCGGTTCGTGGATTTCTTGCGGAAATGAAGCTTTATATTCTGCCCGATACGCTTTTCGTCGGCATTTCTTTCAACATGCAGGATTTCGCTATGTTGCCTCGGAGAACCAATTGAAATTAACCACATCACAATACGAAACAGATCGATCCTTATCTGAATATATTGAGTTTCACTATGGCTCGGAATATTTCAATGTACCGAATTTTTCCAAAGCACTGGTTGATTTGGCACTCAACTATGTAAAAGATTTAAAAGATCGACCTACATCCAAAGCACTTGATTTAGGATGTGCTGTAGGCCGTGCATCTTTTGAATTGGCAAAACATTTTAATGAAGTGGTCGGTATTGACTTCTCCGCACGCTTCATCCAACACGGTGTAGAACTTGCTCAAGGCAATACCTTGCATTACACACTCACGACGGAAGGTCAGTTAACTGAATTTAAATCGGTGCAACTCAGTGATCTAGGACTAGACGCATATGCACAACGCGTAAAATTCTTCCAAGGCGATGCCTGTAATTTAAAACCACAATTTACAGGTTTTGATTTTATTTTGGCAGCAAATTTAATTGACCGACTGCATCATCCTGCACAGTTTTTATCTTCAATACATGATCAATTGAATATGGGTGGAATCTTGATGATCACCTCTCCATATACATGGCTTGAAGAACATACGGAACAGGCAGAATGGATTGGCGGATTTAAAAAAGACGGAGAGAATTTTACAACCTTAGATGGGCTACACGCCCTGCTCGATGCCCATTTCGAACAACTGAGTGAAGCTCAGAGCGTGCCCTTTGTGATTCGAGAAACGCAGCGTAAATTCCAGCATACACTTTCTGAAGTGACGGTTTGGAAGAAAAAAGCTTGA
- the ptsP gene encoding phosphoenolpyruvate--protein phosphotransferase: MSNMQLDSLRRIVQEINASVSLHDSLEIMVNQVSEAMQVDVCSIYLLDERNQRYVLMATKGLNTESVGNVSLQLGEGLVGLVGQREEIVNIDNAFKHERFAYFPETGEEIYNSFLGVPVMYRRKVMGVLVVQNTEQQDFSEAAESFLVTLCAQLSGVIAHAHAVGNIDVFRKPSNSPTYKTFQGSSGAGGIALGRALILYPPADLAAVPDREAEDISEELRLLDQAVEVVRAEIQSLDDKMQDSLMSEERALFSVFLRMLDENALPAEIKDLIRDGSWAQGSVKRVIDRHIALFAQMEDDYLRERVSDLKDLGRRILAALQEGDLSHREISNDSIIVGDEISTAALVELPVDKIAAIVTSEGAANSHMVIVARALGIPTVVGVTELPVNTLDDAEMIVDAYQGRVFVNPPRRLRQRYKEIQKEEEQIAKDLKQYETKDAITPDGVAVRLFVNTGLMIDVVRGVQRGAKGVGLYRSEIPFMLRDRFPGEEEQRAIYRQQLSHFANKPVVMRTLDIGADKDLPYFEIKEENSALGWRGIRFTLDHPEIFSSQIRAMLKASIGLNNLHILLPMVTSVSEVEEALYLLERDWIAVQQEEQVKINKPKIGIMVEVPSVLLQIGEFAEMVDFFSVGSNDLIQYLLAVDRNNPRVSSVYSHFHPSVLRALQRLVEECHKYDKPISICGEMAGDPLSAILLMAMGFNTLSMSSSNILRVRKAICHVPMVDAEKLLTEVVKMDNPLIVKSWMEYYFKHHGLADMVKSNRLVGA, encoded by the coding sequence ATGTCGAACATGCAACTAGACTCTTTACGACGCATTGTCCAAGAAATTAATGCGTCAGTCAGTTTGCATGATTCTTTAGAGATCATGGTCAATCAAGTCTCTGAAGCCATGCAGGTCGATGTCTGTTCTATTTATTTGCTCGATGAACGAAACCAACGCTATGTACTCATGGCGACCAAGGGTTTAAATACTGAATCTGTGGGTAATGTTTCACTGCAACTGGGTGAAGGGTTGGTAGGATTAGTCGGTCAGCGTGAAGAAATTGTCAATATTGATAATGCCTTCAAGCATGAACGTTTCGCCTATTTCCCTGAAACTGGGGAAGAGATTTACAACTCTTTCCTAGGTGTTCCAGTGATGTATCGCCGCAAGGTAATGGGCGTTCTGGTTGTGCAAAACACTGAACAACAAGACTTCAGTGAAGCAGCAGAGTCGTTTCTGGTGACGCTGTGTGCACAGCTTTCAGGCGTGATTGCACATGCACATGCAGTTGGGAATATTGATGTTTTTCGCAAACCATCAAATTCCCCAACCTATAAAACCTTCCAAGGTTCATCAGGTGCCGGGGGAATTGCCTTAGGTCGTGCATTGATTCTTTATCCTCCTGCAGATTTAGCTGCTGTACCTGATCGTGAAGCTGAAGATATCAGTGAAGAATTGCGATTACTTGATCAAGCAGTAGAAGTCGTACGTGCCGAAATTCAATCGCTCGATGACAAAATGCAAGACTCTTTAATGTCTGAAGAGCGCGCTTTGTTTAGCGTGTTCTTACGTATGCTCGATGAAAATGCCCTTCCTGCAGAAATTAAAGATCTCATTCGTGACGGTAGCTGGGCACAAGGTTCAGTTAAACGTGTCATTGACCGTCATATTGCGCTGTTTGCACAAATGGAAGATGACTATTTGCGCGAACGTGTATCTGATTTAAAAGACTTAGGTCGTCGAATTTTAGCGGCTCTTCAAGAAGGTGATTTGAGCCATCGTGAAATCAGTAATGATAGCATCATCGTAGGAGATGAAATTAGTACGGCGGCTTTGGTTGAACTGCCTGTCGACAAAATTGCAGCGATTGTGACTTCTGAAGGCGCAGCCAATTCACATATGGTGATTGTGGCTCGTGCACTCGGCATTCCAACCGTCGTGGGTGTGACTGAACTGCCTGTAAATACACTCGATGATGCAGAGATGATTGTCGATGCGTATCAAGGCCGTGTTTTTGTCAATCCACCACGTCGCCTACGTCAGCGTTATAAAGAGATTCAAAAAGAAGAAGAGCAAATCGCAAAAGATCTTAAACAATACGAAACAAAAGATGCCATTACCCCAGATGGCGTGGCTGTTCGTTTGTTTGTCAACACAGGTCTGATGATCGATGTCGTGCGTGGTGTGCAACGCGGGGCCAAAGGGGTTGGTTTATATCGTTCAGAAATTCCCTTTATGCTACGTGATCGCTTCCCTGGTGAAGAAGAGCAACGTGCCATTTATCGCCAACAACTCAGCCACTTCGCCAATAAACCTGTGGTTATGCGTACGCTGGATATTGGTGCTGATAAAGACTTGCCGTACTTTGAGATTAAAGAAGAAAACTCAGCACTCGGTTGGCGTGGTATTCGTTTTACGCTGGATCATCCTGAAATTTTCTCGTCACAAATTCGAGCAATGTTGAAAGCCAGCATTGGTCTCAATAATTTGCATATTTTACTGCCAATGGTGACCAGTGTCAGTGAAGTTGAAGAAGCCCTTTATTTGCTTGAACGAGACTGGATTGCAGTTCAACAAGAAGAACAAGTCAAAATCAATAAGCCAAAGATTGGCATTATGGTCGAAGTGCCAAGTGTGCTTTTACAGATTGGTGAATTTGCTGAAATGGTTGATTTCTTCTCTGTTGGTTCAAATGATTTGATCCAATACTTATTGGCAGTCGATCGTAACAATCCACGAGTTTCAAGTGTATATTCTCACTTCCACCCTTCTGTACTTAGAGCTTTGCAGCGGCTTGTTGAAGAATGCCATAAATACGATAAGCCCATCAGTATTTGTGGTGAAATGGCAGGTGATCCACTCTCAGCCATTTTACTGATGGCAATGGGTTTCAATACCTTATCTATGAGTTCTAGTAATATTTTAAGAGTGCGTAAAGCCATTTGTCACGTGCCAATGGTCGATGCTGAAAAACTACTGACTGAAGTGGTGAAGATGGACAATCCACTGATTGTGAAGAGCTGGATGGAATATTACTTTAAGCATCATGGTTTAGCCGATATGGTGAAATCAAATCGTTTGGTCGGTGCATAA
- a CDS encoding DUF2061 domain-containing protein has product MAHIQSFVANNRRMFKKTFSYYIMHISVAMLVGYFVTGSLAMAIALSLLEPTVQAFAFFFHEKIWERNQQKSDQQKNNPLPTMTTQSTEA; this is encoded by the coding sequence ATGGCTCACATACAAAGTTTCGTTGCAAATAATCGACGTATGTTTAAAAAAACATTTAGCTATTACATCATGCACATCAGTGTTGCCATGTTAGTGGGCTACTTTGTCACAGGAAGTTTAGCCATGGCGATTGCTTTAAGCTTGTTAGAACCCACTGTGCAAGCATTTGCCTTCTTTTTCCATGAAAAAATTTGGGAAAGAAATCAACAGAAAAGCGATCAGCAGAAAAACAATCCATTGCCAACGATGACAACCCAATCAACAGAGGCTTAA
- a CDS encoding LysR family transcriptional regulator, with protein MNLAAFEAFVKVMETGSISMAADQLFITQPAVTKRIHSLEDYFGVKLFESAGRGVQATHAAHSLLPKVKNWLNELGDIHHTLSHEQGQIKGKLKIGTSHHIGLHHLPEHLTKYVQHYPDVTLDVHFVDSEQAHEKVLAGDLELAFLTLPPELDDRLKYIPLWNDPLVFVAAAFHPLASKANLKLEDLMQYPSLLPSAQTYTAQITLAEFEKKGLKPKVSMSNNPLESIRMLASIGLGWSVLPKTLVSHDLVTLDIDIEMKRQLGMVWHPGRTQSKAAKALVELMQN; from the coding sequence GTGAATCTTGCTGCCTTTGAAGCTTTCGTTAAAGTCATGGAAACTGGTTCAATTTCTATGGCGGCCGATCAACTCTTTATTACCCAACCTGCAGTGACTAAACGTATTCACAGCTTAGAAGATTATTTTGGTGTGAAATTATTTGAATCTGCGGGTCGTGGTGTTCAAGCAACGCATGCTGCCCATTCTCTTTTACCCAAAGTGAAAAATTGGCTTAATGAGCTGGGTGATATTCATCATACTTTAAGCCATGAACAAGGGCAGATTAAAGGTAAACTGAAAATTGGAACCAGCCATCATATCGGCTTGCATCATCTGCCTGAACATTTAACTAAATATGTGCAGCATTATCCAGATGTTACTTTAGACGTACATTTTGTCGACTCAGAACAAGCACATGAGAAGGTTCTTGCAGGCGATTTAGAGTTGGCATTCTTGACCCTCCCTCCAGAACTAGATGACCGTCTAAAATATATTCCGCTTTGGAATGATCCACTGGTTTTTGTTGCTGCAGCATTTCATCCACTTGCATCAAAGGCAAATCTTAAACTTGAAGATTTAATGCAATATCCAAGTCTTTTGCCATCTGCTCAAACCTACACAGCGCAAATTACGTTGGCTGAGTTTGAAAAGAAAGGTCTAAAACCTAAAGTGTCTATGAGTAATAATCCACTTGAGTCTATTCGTATGTTGGCATCGATTGGACTAGGTTGGTCAGTTTTACCTAAAACATTGGTGAGCCATGATTTGGTCACGCTTGATATTGATATTGAAATGAAGCGTCAGCTGGGTATGGTCTGGCATCCTGGACGGACGCAATCCAAAGCAGCAAAAGCCCTAGTGGAATTGATGCAAAATTAA